The genomic DNA TTTTACCTCGCCTCATTTCCTCAAGATGCGGGGTATGATCAAAGACAACACCTTTAAAGATAACTTTACCTTTCAACAATCTTGTCTCATGGCAACCGCTCTGCAAACACGACTCATCCGAAATTTCTGCCCAAGGCTTTCTTTTTGTATATGAGCGGGCAAAATAATTCACAACTTGAACAAGCCCCTCAAGTTTCCCTCTCACAGTCCCAGCAAGACCAGGCGGGAAATGACACCTGACGCAGGTAACATCTCTATGCGTTGATGTCTTCCAACTTTCATAAAATGGCTCCATATAATGACATGTTGGACAAAAAGAAGGTCTAGATGTAAATTCAGCCGAAAACGCTAAAACAAACAAAAAAGCTAAAACGCCGATGCCAATCTTCAAACCAAGTTTCCCTACCTTTTTCATTTTCCTGATCATTTTTGTTTTTCCACAAACTCAAATCCTTTGATAAAATTTACAATTTTTTGTGTTAACTCATCCATAAATTGCAAGTTATGGGCTCCGTAAGAACCCTCACTAACAAAATCATCAACCATTCTCCTAAGTTTATCAAACTCCACAATCTCAGCGGAACTTTCGCTGGATTTCAACTTTTTAATTATCTCAGGCTTCATCTTTTCCCACTTTGAAATCAATTCCTTAATTTTGTCCCTCTTCCGAGCAAAATCGTCAATATATTCTTTCTCATGACACGCCCCACAAATTTCAACACTTGGCTTAACAGGAAGATTTCCCTCCGTCACATGGCAGTCTTGACATGAAACCCCAGCTTGAAACATAAAATCTTCAGTGTCAGCCAAAAATTTGCCTTGATAGAAATTCACCTGCTTTGAATGACAACTTTCACACTTAGCCTCACTTACCGGGGAAGTTAAATTTCTATGATGGCAACTATTACAATTACTTGCAACATCAAGTATCCTGCCGTGATTAACCTGCACGGGCTCCCCACCTGTATGACAATTGACACAGTTTAGTTTGAAAAGATGAACCCCATGGGGAAAGTTTTTGCCATTATACGCACTGTTCAAATTTTCAATCCCGAAATGACAATCAAGACACCTTGAATTATTTTTATAAACTGCTTCAAGCTCTGGCTTGCCCCTCCATGTATCTATCTTTTTCTCAATTGCATCAAGAAGCAAATTCACATACTTTATATTGTGAGCACCGTAGCTTCCATCTTTCTTCACAATCTCAAAATTAACCCTAACATCTTCATCTTTGAATTTTTTCAATCCAGCTCTTTTCAAAAGTCCCGCTATTTCAATTTCATACTCAATCTTTTGGATTCTCTCCTTTACAATTTTTTGCCATTTTTGAACGAGCTTATCATATCCTTTGCCGTGACAGTTACTGCAAGAATTTGGATTGAACTCAGGAAGCTCAAAACTTACCTCGGCATGTGTTTTTACGAGCTTAACCTCATGACATCCTCTGCACGAAACCCCAGCCAAAAACATCGGGTCAGGCAACACCGCAACATCTCTGCCACCACTCCCAGAATAAACTTTTTCTTGAACCGAATGTTTATTTCCATGACATTCTTGACATACAGGAGAAAAAACCTCAAAAACTTCAACTTTACCATGCTTTATTTCATCATGACATTTAAAGCAGTTAATTTTTTCATTGCTCACATGAACCTCATGCATCTTCTTTGACCCAAGCGTCATCCCTGTTATGTTTATATGACATGCGGAACATTTATCTAACCTTACATCGCCTCTCCCAACCGTAACATGAAGATGGCATGTTCCACATTCAATTTTGTTCTTCACATACTCCGAATGATTAAACGGGATTCCCCATATCATTATATCATCTTTTGGTGGACCATGACAGCTACCGCAACCTGAAACAGGATAGCTTCGTGCAACCTCACCTCCGGGGAAATGACAAAGGATACAAATTTTTGTAGAAACCGCCTCATGGCGACCTTGAACAAGTTCAGAATGACATGTCTGACATTGCAACTTAAAACCTATTTTCCCTTCGTCCAGATGTTTCGCATGCGAAAACTTAACTTTACCACCCACAAAAAATATCTCTTTATCAACAAATTTTTTCTCCTCGTGACATTTAATGCATGACTCATTATCAACTTTTGATGTGATCTCATAACTATAAGCACCAAGATAGTACCTTGCTATCTCAGAGAGCAATCGGATTTTCCCTTTTAAATAGTTTCCAACACCGGGACCATAATGACATGTTATGCAGTTAACTTGATTATGCGTTGAAGACAACCAATTTTCGTAATAAGGTTTCATAAAATGGCACGAACCACAGTATTCAGGGTCATCTGAAGTTCTCAAAAAAAGAAAGAAAAGATAAACGATAAAAAACAGCGATAGAACTAAAACGATTATCTTACCCTTACTTCTCATCCGATTTTTCCTCCTTCATAAGTTTCTCCCTCATTATTTTCTCATATTCAAGCGGATGTTCTTTTATCATTCTCTCTTTTGAAATCTTTCCAGTGAATATCGTTGGGTTAAATGGAAATACATGTGGATTAAAATGAGCATTATACCAATGCCATATCACAATTGCAAGGGTTGCAAGCATTGCCTCATCTGAATGAGCTTCTTTAGCTATATCAAAAACAAACTTTGGGAAAATACCAAGAAAGAAATTATGAAACCACAAAATCAAACCTGATAAAACCATGATAACCATCCCCCAGTAAACAGCCCAATAATCAAATTTTTCAATATACGAATACCTCCCATATTTTGGACGTTCATTTGTCTTACCAAGCATGTATTTTATATTCTGCCAGAAATCAAGAAAATCCTTCTTCCTTGGCAAAAGCTCCCTGAATTCTTTTCTTCCTTCCTTCGTAAATGCGATATAAATTGTATGCCATATTGAAACAAAAATTAACATCCCAGCCCCGACCCTGTGAAGTATTCTTGACACCTGAATTCCACCTATAACTTCAAAAAACAACTCCGCCCATTTTGATTCGTGAAATTTTATCGGGAGCCCAGTTATTATCAACAATAAAACCCCAATTGCAAGCGTTAAATGCTGAAGCCGAATATTCAAACTGAAACGAACAAAATACTCCTCTTCAACTTTTTCCTCAACCTCTTTTTTCCTTCGTTCAATCTCAGCTTTTATTTTCTCCGCAATTTCATTTTTTAACCTTTCCCTAAATTCATCATCAAGCGTGATGCCCTTCTCTATTTCAACCTCATGTATTAATTTTTCCGCCTCCTTTTTTGGCTCCATCATTTAATCACTCCTTTTTTCTTTTCCTTCTTATATGTCCGATCAAATCAAGAACAATATGAGTAAAAAGCCCAATTAATACAATTAATGTGAACCATTTAAAGAATGTATAAACATAATACACAATTCCGGATTCCCTCTCTCCCGGCAAAACATGAAATTTCCCCTTTGCGACATTTTCATTTGCCCTTGGATGACACTTGCCACATGTCTTGGCAAGATTTGCCGGATGAATCGGAGACCTCGGGTCTCGGGAAGGTAAAACACTATGATATTCATGACATGAAGCACAATTCGCAGCTCTTACGACCCCAAATTTTAATGCTATCCCGTGAAAACTCTCTTTATACGCCTCTGG from Candidatus Kryptobacter tengchongensis includes the following:
- a CDS encoding Tetraheme cytochrome c subunit of nitrate or TMAO reductase — encoded protein: MRSKGKIIVLVLSLFFIVYLFFLFLRTSDDPEYCGSCHFMKPYYENWLSSTHNQVNCITCHYGPGVGNYLKGKIRLLSEIARYYLGAYSYEITSKVDNESCIKCHEEKKFVDKEIFFVGGKVKFSHAKHLDEGKIGFKLQCQTCHSELVQGRHEAVSTKICILCHFPGGEVARSYPVSGCGSCHGPPKDDIMIWGIPFNHSEYVKNKIECGTCHLHVTVGRGDVRLDKCSACHINITGMTLGSKKMHEVHVSNEKINCFKCHDEIKHGKVEVFEVFSPVCQECHGNKHSVQEKVYSGSGGRDVAVLPDPMFLAGVSCRGCHEVKLVKTHAEVSFELPEFNPNSCSNCHGKGYDKLVQKWQKIVKERIQKIEYEIEIAGLLKRAGLKKFKDEDVRVNFEIVKKDGSYGAHNIKYVNLLLDAIEKKIDTWRGKPELEAVYKNNSRCLDCHFGIENLNSAYNGKNFPHGVHLFKLNCVNCHTGGEPVQVNHGRILDVASNCNSCHHRNLTSPVSEAKCESCHSKQVNFYQGKFLADTEDFMFQAGVSCQDCHVTEGNLPVKPSVEICGACHEKEYIDDFARKRDKIKELISKWEKMKPEIIKKLKSSESSAEIVEFDKLRRMVDDFVSEGSYGAHNLQFMDELTQKIVNFIKGFEFVEKQK
- a CDS encoding formate dehydrogenase, gamma subunit produces the protein MEPKKEAEKLIHEVEIEKGITLDDEFRERLKNEIAEKIKAEIERRKKEVEEKVEEEYFVRFSLNIRLQHLTLAIGVLLLIITGLPIKFHESKWAELFFEVIGGIQVSRILHRVGAGMLIFVSIWHTIYIAFTKEGRKEFRELLPRKKDFLDFWQNIKYMLGKTNERPKYGRYSYIEKFDYWAVYWGMVIMVLSGLILWFHNFFLGIFPKFVFDIAKEAHSDEAMLATLAIVIWHWYNAHFNPHVFPFNPTIFTGKISKERMIKEHPLEYEKIMREKLMKEEKSDEK